In Geminicoccus roseus DSM 18922, a single window of DNA contains:
- a CDS encoding alpha/beta fold hydrolase: MPTIVTKDGTEIFFKDWGPKAAQPVVFHHGWPLSADDWDNQMLFFLEQGYRVIAHDRRGHGRSSQTATGNEMDTYAADVIELAAALDLKNAVHIGHSTGGGEVARYVARSEPGRVGKAVLIGAVPPVMVKSASNPGGLPIEVFDGFRATLAANRAQFYLDIPSGPFYGFNRPGAKISEGTIRNWWRQGMMGGAKAHYDCIAAFSETDFTADLQKIEVPVLVMHGTDDQIVPYEDSALLSVKLLKNGTLKSYDGYPHGMCTTHPEVINPDLLAFIRA; the protein is encoded by the coding sequence ATGCCGACGATCGTCACCAAGGACGGTACCGAGATCTTTTTCAAGGACTGGGGGCCGAAGGCGGCGCAGCCGGTCGTGTTCCACCACGGCTGGCCGCTCAGCGCCGACGACTGGGACAACCAGATGCTGTTCTTCCTGGAGCAGGGCTACCGGGTGATCGCCCATGACCGGCGCGGCCATGGTCGCTCCAGCCAGACCGCGACCGGCAACGAGATGGACACCTACGCGGCCGACGTCATCGAGCTGGCGGCGGCGCTGGACCTCAAGAACGCCGTGCATATCGGCCACTCCACCGGCGGCGGCGAGGTCGCCCGCTACGTGGCGCGCTCCGAGCCCGGCCGGGTCGGCAAGGCCGTCCTGATCGGCGCGGTGCCGCCGGTGATGGTCAAGTCCGCGAGCAATCCGGGCGGGCTGCCGATCGAGGTGTTCGACGGCTTCCGCGCCACGCTTGCCGCCAACCGGGCGCAGTTCTACCTCGATATCCCCAGCGGGCCCTTCTACGGCTTCAACCGGCCGGGCGCGAAGATCTCCGAGGGCACCATCCGCAACTGGTGGCGCCAGGGCATGATGGGCGGCGCCAAGGCCCATTACGACTGCATCGCCGCCTTCTCCGAGACCGACTTCACCGCCGATCTCCAGAAGATCGAGGTGCCGGTGCTGGTGATGCATGGCACCGACGACCAGATCGTGCCTTATGAGGATTCGGCGCTGCTCTCGGTGAAGCTGCTGAAGAACGGAACGCTGAAGTCCTATGACGGCTACCCGCACGGCATGTGCACGACCCATCCCGAGGTGATCAACCCGGACCTGCTTGCGTTCATCCGGGCCTGA
- a CDS encoding MBL fold metallo-hydrolase: MTTSNHVRLSRRGFCLCCLASGTFAATAGWLSPAEVFAKARNIVDLIRADAATAPIHVHALRGDVFVLEGSGGNIGVLVRPEGKLLVDAGITASRPRIVEALDGLGPAPVTHLINTHWHFDHADGNEWLHEAGATILAHANTRTHLMSAQRVADWDFDFPPSPGGAVPTELISSDQTLDLLGRPLAPAHHAAAHTDGDVTITFEDADILHAGDIYWNGIYPFIDYSTGGGIDGMIAASEAILEKVGGSTIIVPGHGHPVSNRAELQSYRDMLVAIRENVARLKQQGRSLDETIAASPTAAFDDQWGQFVITPAFFTRLVYQGV; this comes from the coding sequence ATGACAACCTCCAACCATGTGCGGCTGAGCCGGCGCGGGTTCTGCCTGTGCTGTCTCGCATCCGGCACCTTCGCGGCAACGGCCGGATGGCTGAGCCCGGCGGAAGTGTTCGCCAAGGCGCGCAACATCGTCGACCTGATCCGCGCCGATGCGGCGACGGCGCCGATCCATGTCCACGCCCTGCGCGGGGACGTGTTCGTCCTGGAAGGCTCGGGCGGCAATATCGGGGTGCTGGTGAGGCCGGAGGGCAAGCTGCTGGTCGATGCCGGCATCACCGCCTCCCGTCCCCGGATCGTCGAGGCCCTGGACGGCCTTGGCCCCGCGCCGGTCACCCACCTCATCAACACCCACTGGCACTTCGACCACGCCGATGGCAACGAATGGCTGCACGAGGCCGGCGCCACCATCCTCGCCCACGCCAACACGCGCACCCATCTGATGTCGGCCCAGCGGGTGGCGGACTGGGACTTCGACTTTCCGCCATCGCCCGGCGGCGCCGTCCCGACCGAGCTCATCTCGTCGGACCAGACCCTCGATCTGCTCGGGCGTCCCCTGGCGCCTGCCCACCATGCCGCCGCGCACACCGATGGCGATGTCACGATCACCTTCGAGGATGCCGACATCCTGCACGCGGGCGACATCTACTGGAACGGGATCTACCCGTTCATCGACTATTCCACCGGCGGTGGCATCGACGGAATGATCGCGGCGTCCGAGGCGATCCTGGAAAAGGTCGGCGGCAGCACGATCATCGTCCCGGGCCATGGGCACCCGGTCAGCAACCGCGCCGAACTGCAATCCTATCGCGACATGCTGGTCGCCATCCGCGAGAACGTCGCGCGGTTGAAGCAGCAGGGCCGCTCGCTCGACGAGACGATCGCCGCGTCCCCCACGGCCGCATTCGATGACCAATGGGGACAATTCGTGATCACGCCGGCCTTCTTCACCAGGCTCGTCTATCAGGGCGTGTGA
- a CDS encoding ABC transporter ATP-binding protein encodes MTSAIKRASPFRAVLLFVYRHWQRQGVIAVAVAMGMIVATLAELLVPLFAGRLVDALTSTDLLGRQQAGAAAVQALLMIVALGLVSLAARSGAIVAVIRLTLNVMANIGRDAFFRVQRFSSDWHANHFAGSTVRKVSRGMNAIDALHDTLLLALLPSLVVLAGSAALLGWRWPAMGLVVAVSAAGYLAITAGLSLGWVAPAARLSNSWDTRLGGALADAIGANAVVKAFGTEAREDETLDRLLGRWRRRTRRFWLRGTASEAAQNAALQAMRAAVIGLALWFWWQDQATPGDVAYVLTMYLVVQGYLRDVGYHVHALQRSINEMEELVDIQHQPIGVEDRADAAPLRVTHGEIRFERVSFHYGSHLAPLYDGLSAVIRGGERVGLVGRSGSGKTTFVKLIQRLHDVTDGRILIDGQEVSQVSQTSLRSQIAVVQQEPILFHRSLFENIAYAKAGRGRAVTLAEVEHAARLANAHDFISRLPKGYATTVGERGVKLSGGERQRVALARAFFADAPILILDEATSSLDSESEALVQDAMERLMKGRTAIIIAHRLSTVRSVDRILVFDQGRIVEEGPHELLAQRKDGIYRGLLERQAQGLADSMAA; translated from the coding sequence ATGACTTCCGCCATCAAGCGTGCGAGCCCGTTCCGGGCCGTCCTTCTGTTCGTGTACCGCCACTGGCAGCGCCAGGGGGTGATCGCCGTTGCCGTGGCCATGGGCATGATCGTGGCCACGCTGGCCGAACTGCTGGTGCCCTTGTTCGCCGGCCGTCTGGTCGACGCGCTGACCTCCACCGACCTGCTCGGCCGCCAGCAGGCCGGGGCCGCGGCCGTCCAGGCGCTGCTGATGATCGTGGCCCTGGGCCTCGTCTCGCTGGCGGCGCGCTCCGGCGCGATCGTCGCGGTGATCCGCCTTACCCTGAACGTGATGGCGAACATCGGCCGCGACGCGTTCTTCCGGGTCCAGCGCTTCTCCAGCGACTGGCATGCCAACCACTTCGCCGGCTCGACCGTTCGCAAGGTCAGCCGGGGCATGAACGCCATCGATGCGCTGCACGATACCCTGCTCCTGGCCCTGCTGCCTTCCCTGGTGGTGCTTGCCGGCTCGGCGGCCCTGCTGGGATGGCGCTGGCCGGCGATGGGCCTGGTCGTGGCGGTCAGCGCCGCCGGCTACCTCGCCATCACCGCCGGGCTGTCGCTCGGCTGGGTGGCGCCGGCGGCACGCCTCTCCAACAGCTGGGACACACGACTGGGCGGCGCCCTTGCCGACGCCATCGGCGCCAACGCCGTGGTCAAGGCGTTCGGCACCGAGGCGCGCGAGGACGAGACGCTGGACCGCCTGCTCGGCCGCTGGCGCCGGCGGACCCGCCGCTTCTGGCTGCGCGGCACCGCGAGCGAGGCGGCCCAGAACGCCGCCCTCCAGGCGATGCGGGCGGCGGTGATCGGCCTGGCCTTGTGGTTCTGGTGGCAGGATCAGGCGACGCCCGGCGACGTCGCCTACGTGCTGACCATGTACCTGGTCGTGCAGGGCTACCTGCGTGATGTCGGCTACCACGTCCACGCGTTGCAGCGCTCGATCAACGAGATGGAGGAACTGGTCGACATCCAGCATCAGCCGATCGGCGTCGAGGACCGTGCCGACGCCGCGCCGCTGCGGGTCACACACGGCGAGATCCGGTTCGAGAGGGTGAGCTTCCACTACGGCAGCCATTTGGCTCCCCTTTATGACGGTCTGTCGGCGGTGATCCGCGGCGGGGAACGGGTCGGCCTGGTCGGTCGCTCCGGCTCGGGCAAGACCACCTTCGTCAAGCTGATCCAGCGGCTGCACGACGTCACCGACGGCAGGATCCTGATCGACGGCCAGGAGGTCTCCCAGGTCAGCCAGACCTCGCTGCGGTCGCAGATCGCCGTGGTCCAGCAGGAGCCGATCCTGTTCCACCGCTCGCTGTTCGAGAACATCGCCTATGCCAAGGCCGGCCGCGGGCGGGCCGTCACCCTGGCGGAGGTCGAGCATGCGGCGCGGCTCGCCAACGCGCATGACTTCATCAGCCGGCTGCCCAAGGGCTATGCCACGACAGTCGGCGAACGCGGGGTGAAGCTGTCGGGCGGCGAGCGGCAGCGGGTGGCGCTGGCCCGCGCGTTCTTCGCCGACGCGCCAATCCTGATCCTGGACGAGGCGACCTCCAGCCTGGACTCCGAATCGGAGGCGCTGGTCCAGGACGCGATGGAGCGGCTGATGAAAGGGCGCACCGCCATCATCATCGCCCACCGGCTGTCCACCGTGCGCTCGGTCGACCGCATCCTGGTGTTCGACCAGGGCCGGATCGTCGAGGAAGGCCCGCACGAGCTGCTGGCCCAGCGCAAGGACGGCATCTACCGGGGCCTGCTCGAGCGCCAGGCCCAGGGTCTGGCCGACAGCATGGCGGCTTGA
- a CDS encoding carbohydrate ABC transporter permease, with the protein MKRTGLGTALLGHGLAFVMFFPILWMLLTSFKTEIDAFSMPPVLFYEPTLSSLNDVFARGSYSKFVTNSVITALGSTILCLLFAVPAAYQMSFHPSKRTNGTLLWMISTKMMPAVGVIMPIYLTFQYLGLLDTLLGLTLIFFLMNLPLAVWMLYTYFKEIPGEILEAARVDGAGVVEELRFILLPASIPGIASTALLCTILAWNESFWSLQLTAVDAAPLTVFIASFKAAEGMFWAKMSGASMLAIGPIVVLGWMLQRHLVRGLTFGAVK; encoded by the coding sequence ATGAAGCGCACCGGCCTCGGCACCGCCCTGCTCGGCCACGGGCTGGCCTTCGTGATGTTCTTCCCGATCCTGTGGATGCTGCTCACCTCGTTCAAGACCGAGATCGACGCCTTCTCGATGCCGCCGGTCCTGTTCTACGAGCCGACCCTGTCGTCGCTGAACGACGTGTTCGCCAGGGGATCCTACTCCAAGTTCGTCACCAACTCGGTGATCACCGCGCTGGGCTCGACCATCCTGTGCCTGCTGTTCGCGGTGCCGGCCGCCTACCAGATGTCGTTCCACCCGTCCAAGCGCACCAACGGCACGCTGCTCTGGATGATCTCCACCAAGATGATGCCGGCGGTGGGCGTGATCATGCCGATCTACCTGACCTTCCAGTATCTCGGCCTGCTCGACACCCTGCTGGGCCTGACCCTGATCTTCTTCCTGATGAACCTGCCGCTCGCGGTCTGGATGCTCTACACCTACTTCAAGGAGATCCCGGGCGAGATCCTGGAGGCGGCCCGGGTCGACGGCGCCGGCGTCGTGGAGGAACTGCGCTTCATCCTCCTGCCGGCCTCGATCCCCGGCATCGCCTCGACCGCCCTGCTCTGCACCATCCTGGCCTGGAACGAGAGCTTCTGGAGCCTGCAGCTCACCGCCGTGGACGCGGCACCGCTCACCGTGTTCATCGCCAGCTTCAAGGCGGCGGAGGGCATGTTCTGGGCGAAGATGTCCGGCGCCTCGATGCTGGCCATCGGCCCCATCGTGGTGCTCGGCTGGATGCTGCAGCGCCATCTGGTCCGGGGCCTCACCTTCGGAGCCGTCAAATGA
- the rnk gene encoding nucleoside diphosphate kinase regulator codes for MSTSSRATTGIVLTSLDHLRLSGVVEAYEKRGDPELVESLADELDRAQIVSPDEIPDDVVTMHSRCVFVSDSGAEQEVTLVYPGEEDVEKGRISIVTPVGSALIGLRVGQNITWQTTDGRTKELTIKAVSWQPEAHGQDGASAEKAV; via the coding sequence ATGTCCACCAGTTCGCGTGCCACGACCGGTATCGTCCTGACCAGCCTGGATCATCTGCGCCTGTCCGGGGTCGTCGAGGCCTACGAGAAGCGCGGCGATCCCGAACTCGTCGAATCCCTGGCCGATGAGCTCGACCGCGCCCAGATCGTGTCGCCCGACGAGATCCCCGACGACGTGGTGACGATGCATTCGCGCTGCGTCTTCGTTTCCGACAGCGGGGCGGAGCAGGAGGTGACCCTGGTCTACCCGGGCGAGGAGGATGTCGAAAAGGGCAGGATCTCGATCGTCACGCCCGTGGGCAGCGCGCTGATCGGCCTGCGGGTCGGCCAGAACATCACCTGGCAGACCACGGACGGGCGGACCAAGGAACTTACCATCAAGGCGGTGAGCTGGCAGCCGGAAGCGCATGGCCAGGATGGCGCCTCGGCCGAAAAGGCCGTGTGA
- a CDS encoding thioredoxin domain-containing protein has protein sequence MKSEWTEVVLVCRKCSKKLRGGFGPDGDQSLSKALRREMQPENGKAKGRRARIGVVEVGCFDVCPKNAVVAVQAASPGKWLVIPAGTPASEAAARLRTKEPSA, from the coding sequence GTGAAATCGGAGTGGACGGAGGTCGTGCTGGTGTGCCGCAAATGCTCGAAGAAGCTGCGCGGCGGCTTCGGCCCAGACGGCGACCAGTCTCTCTCCAAGGCGCTGCGCCGGGAAATGCAGCCCGAGAATGGCAAGGCCAAGGGAAGGCGCGCCCGGATCGGCGTGGTCGAGGTGGGCTGCTTCGACGTCTGCCCGAAGAACGCGGTGGTGGCGGTGCAGGCAGCCAGTCCTGGGAAGTGGCTGGTGATCCCGGCCGGGACGCCCGCGTCCGAGGCCGCCGCCCGGCTACGGACCAAGGAACCCTCAGCGTGA
- a CDS encoding GMC family oxidoreductase, which produces MEYDYIIAGGGSSACVAATRLVRDHGARVLLIERGPAKYARLMRMPAGYMKYLWREDFLEMHHTAPQPQLGGRGPIVPQARVLGGGSSVNAMVYMRGQREDYDGWEAYLGQGSGWSYADLLPHFKALEKNANFNDQYHGIDGRLLVSDPGQLCETTRRYILAAQGAGIPYNRDFNGATQAGVGVMQHTMGIARNGKMERCDAVTAFLSQVIDDERLTVITESLATRILFDGNRAIGVEYQRNGATFRAHAACEVLVAAGTYNTAKLLMLSGLGPADHLREHGIQVHTDLPGVGQNLQDHHEVPVIALTREPGGYHGEDHGWRMIRNGLQYLLFGTGPVTTTGIESCLFFDPDGGERPTIQLYCGPIVHVDRDISDVEDGDGITVSSCLLRPKARGTVRLRSADPKEQPRVNANFFGHPDDLRLTLASMRFARQLLATEPLASNIASEILPGADKMSDAELAAFAGKTVKTNFHPVGSARMGPDGDPMAVLDARMRVRGVEALRVIDCASIPFIPSANTNAIALALGHKAAAMIMAEEGRTELATAA; this is translated from the coding sequence ATGGAGTATGACTACATCATCGCCGGAGGCGGGTCGTCGGCCTGCGTGGCGGCGACCCGCCTGGTCCGAGACCATGGCGCGCGGGTGCTGCTGATCGAGCGCGGGCCGGCGAAATATGCCCGGCTGATGCGGATGCCGGCCGGCTACATGAAGTATCTGTGGCGCGAGGACTTCCTGGAGATGCACCACACCGCGCCGCAGCCACAGCTGGGCGGGCGTGGGCCGATCGTGCCGCAGGCGCGGGTGCTGGGCGGCGGCAGCTCGGTCAACGCCATGGTGTACATGCGCGGGCAGCGCGAGGACTATGACGGCTGGGAGGCCTATCTGGGCCAGGGGTCCGGCTGGAGCTATGCCGACCTGCTTCCGCACTTCAAGGCGCTGGAGAAGAACGCCAACTTCAACGACCAGTACCACGGCATCGACGGCCGGCTGCTGGTGTCCGACCCGGGGCAGCTGTGCGAGACCACCCGGCGCTACATCCTGGCGGCACAGGGCGCCGGCATCCCCTACAACCGGGATTTCAACGGGGCGACCCAGGCCGGTGTCGGGGTGATGCAGCACACCATGGGCATCGCCAGGAACGGCAAGATGGAGCGCTGCGACGCCGTCACGGCGTTCCTGTCCCAGGTCATCGACGACGAGCGGCTGACGGTGATCACCGAAAGCCTGGCGACGAGGATCCTGTTCGACGGCAACCGCGCGATCGGCGTCGAGTACCAGCGCAATGGCGCCACCTTCCGCGCCCATGCTGCCTGCGAGGTGCTGGTGGCGGCCGGGACCTACAACACCGCCAAGCTCCTGATGCTGTCCGGGCTCGGCCCCGCCGACCATTTGCGCGAGCATGGCATCCAGGTCCATACCGACCTGCCGGGTGTGGGGCAGAACCTCCAGGACCATCACGAGGTGCCGGTGATCGCGCTCACCCGCGAGCCCGGCGGCTACCATGGCGAGGACCATGGCTGGCGAATGATCCGCAACGGCCTGCAGTACCTGCTGTTCGGCACCGGCCCGGTGACCACCACCGGGATCGAATCCTGCCTGTTCTTCGATCCCGACGGCGGCGAGAGGCCGACCATCCAGCTCTATTGCGGTCCGATCGTGCATGTCGACCGGGACATTTCCGATGTCGAGGACGGCGACGGCATCACCGTTTCGTCCTGCCTGCTCCGGCCGAAGGCGCGTGGCACGGTGCGCCTGCGCTCGGCCGACCCCAAGGAGCAGCCGCGGGTCAACGCCAACTTCTTCGGCCATCCGGACGACCTGCGCCTGACCCTGGCCTCGATGCGCTTCGCCCGGCAGCTGCTCGCCACCGAGCCGCTCGCCTCCAACATCGCGAGCGAGATCCTGCCCGGGGCCGACAAGATGTCGGACGCCGAGCTAGCGGCGTTTGCCGGCAAGACCGTGAAGACCAACTTCCACCCGGTGGGCTCCGCCCGCATGGGGCCGGATGGCGATCCGATGGCGGTCCTGGATGCGCGGATGCGGGTCCGTGGCGTCGAGGCGCTGCGGGTGATCGACTGCGCCTCGATCCCGTTCATCCCGTCGGCCAACACCAACGCCATCGCCCTGGCGCTAGGCCACAAGGCAGCCGCGATGATCATGGCGGAGGAGGGCAGGACCGAGCTGGCGACGGCCGCCTGA
- a CDS encoding DUF1194 domain-containing protein — protein MVLTLLLWVAPARAADVDLELVLAADGSGSIDDGEMRLQREGYARALSDPELVTAMTSGSRGRVAIMYFEWGGAESQVVIADWAVIDGIDSAAAFAEQLRMTPRGATGWNSISNAIAFAHRAIRENDHEGIRRVIDISADSGNYGGVPLPLAREAAVSDDITINGLAVLCRTCDGRPARGDLEDYFARQVIGGFGAFVVTVDQTTSFAEAIRRKLLLEIAGLPAKPLASR, from the coding sequence ATGGTCCTGACGCTGCTGCTATGGGTGGCACCGGCTCGTGCGGCGGATGTCGATCTCGAACTGGTTCTTGCTGCCGATGGGTCCGGTTCGATCGACGATGGCGAGATGCGGTTGCAGCGGGAGGGGTATGCCCGTGCCCTGAGCGACCCGGAACTGGTGACGGCGATGACGTCGGGAAGCCGCGGACGGGTCGCGATCATGTATTTCGAATGGGGCGGGGCCGAATCGCAGGTGGTGATCGCAGACTGGGCGGTCATCGACGGGATCGACAGCGCAGCCGCCTTCGCGGAGCAGCTTCGCATGACCCCGCGCGGCGCCACCGGCTGGAACTCGATCTCCAACGCGATCGCGTTCGCCCACCGGGCCATCCGCGAGAACGACCATGAAGGGATCCGCCGGGTGATCGACATCTCCGCCGACAGCGGGAACTATGGCGGGGTGCCGCTGCCGCTGGCGCGCGAGGCTGCTGTGTCGGACGACATCACCATCAACGGCCTGGCGGTCCTTTGCCGGACCTGCGATGGCCGCCCGGCGCGGGGCGACCTGGAAGACTATTTCGCTCGCCAGGTCATCGGCGGCTTCGGGGCCTTCGTGGTCACCGTGGACCAGACGACCAGCTTCGCCGAGGCCATCCGGCGCAAGCTCCTTCTGGAGATTGCCGGATTGCCGGCGAAGCCTTTGGCGTCACGCTGA
- a CDS encoding DUF1330 domain-containing protein, with protein MSKAYIIGRVRITDPEAYKGYVARTPAAAAAHGGRFLVRGGEVDSLEGPDEDRRIVVLEFPSRAALDAFWNSAAYAEAKVFRMDAAEFEAIAVTGVPEAG; from the coding sequence ATGAGCAAAGCCTACATCATCGGCCGGGTCCGGATCACCGACCCGGAAGCCTACAAGGGCTATGTCGCCCGCACCCCGGCCGCCGCCGCCGCCCATGGCGGCCGCTTCCTGGTGCGCGGCGGCGAGGTCGACAGCCTGGAGGGCCCCGACGAGGACCGCCGCATCGTCGTCCTGGAGTTCCCCTCCCGGGCCGCCCTGGACGCGTTCTGGAACTCGGCCGCCTATGCCGAGGCCAAGGTGTTCCGGATGGACGCGGCCGAGTTCGAGGCGATCGCGGTCACCGGCGTTCCCGAGGCGGGGTGA
- a CDS encoding carbohydrate ABC transporter permease, translating into MARPAGSRQRWTMLALVAPAVGVLLIWMIVPLAMTIYFSLQRFNILYPERFGFVGFRNFQILLNDPLFWSSMGRTLILVGASLAVTVILGIVLALVMEREFPGRSIARLMALAPFFVMPVVAALVWKNMLMHPVYGLLSWLTSSLGLPVVDWLQNWPMTSIVIIVAWQWTPFAMLVFLTSLQSMPEEQKEAAWLDGANPLQMFFSIILPHLSRAITAVVMIESIFFLSIFAEIFTTTGGGPGQASTTLTYIIYARAFLEWNVGSASAGGLFAVVLANIVAILLIRMVARNMQNPEKFG; encoded by the coding sequence ATGGCCAGGCCGGCCGGGTCCCGCCAGCGCTGGACGATGCTGGCCCTGGTGGCGCCCGCGGTGGGCGTGCTGCTGATCTGGATGATCGTGCCGCTGGCGATGACCATCTACTTCTCGCTGCAGCGCTTCAACATTCTCTATCCAGAGCGGTTCGGCTTCGTCGGCTTCCGCAACTTCCAGATCCTCCTGAACGACCCGCTGTTCTGGAGCTCGATGGGCCGCACCCTGATCCTGGTCGGCGCCTCCCTGGCGGTGACGGTGATCCTGGGGATCGTCCTGGCCCTGGTCATGGAGCGGGAGTTCCCCGGCCGCAGCATCGCCCGCCTGATGGCGCTGGCGCCGTTCTTCGTCATGCCGGTGGTGGCCGCCCTGGTCTGGAAGAACATGCTGATGCACCCGGTCTACGGGCTGCTTTCCTGGCTGACTTCCAGCCTGGGCCTGCCGGTGGTGGACTGGCTGCAGAACTGGCCGATGACCTCGATCGTCATCATCGTCGCCTGGCAATGGACGCCGTTCGCCATGCTGGTGTTCCTGACCTCGCTGCAGTCGATGCCCGAGGAACAAAAGGAAGCCGCCTGGCTGGACGGCGCGAACCCGCTGCAGATGTTCTTCTCGATCATCCTGCCGCATCTTTCCCGCGCCATCACCGCGGTCGTGATGATCGAGAGCATCTTCTTCCTGTCGATCTTCGCCGAGATCTTCACCACCACCGGCGGCGGCCCGGGCCAGGCGTCCACCACGCTCACCTACATCATCTACGCCCGCGCGTTCCTGGAGTGGAACGTCGGCTCCGCGTCCGCCGGCGGCCTGTTCGCCGTGGTCCTGGCCAACATCGTGGCCATCCTCCTGATCCGCATGGTCGCCCGCAACATGCAGAACCCGGAGAAGTTCGGATGA
- the hemA gene encoding 5-aminolevulinate synthase, translating into MNYAGHFEAAVQRVRAEGRYRVFADLARQVGRHPQACWRGLSGMRDVVIWCSNDYLGMGHHETVLEGAVSAIRRYGAGAGGTRNISGTTHLHVLLEAELAGLHDKQASLLMTSGYVANEASISTIARLLPDCLILSDQLNHASIIAGIKASGCEKQIFRHNDLVHLEALLAAQPQNRPKLIVFEGIYSMDGDFGPIAAVCALAKHYGALTYLDEVHAVGMYGARGGGIAERDGMVGAVDVIQGTLGKAIGCIGGYIAGPAALIDAVRSHAPGFIFTTALPPAMVGGALAAVRLLKGPEGVAIRAIHQERASALKRRLEAIGMPVMPSPSHIVPILVGNATRCKLASDLLLERHGIYVQPINYPTVAKGTERLRLTPSPLHNDVLMDRLVHALEDVWDQLDLMRHHRGGLIYSARPERTATQVA; encoded by the coding sequence ATGAACTATGCGGGTCACTTCGAAGCAGCCGTGCAGCGGGTTCGCGCTGAAGGCCGCTATCGGGTTTTTGCTGACCTCGCCCGACAGGTGGGGCGCCACCCGCAGGCCTGCTGGCGCGGGCTGAGCGGGATGCGGGATGTCGTGATCTGGTGCTCCAACGACTATCTGGGCATGGGTCATCATGAGACGGTACTTGAAGGCGCCGTGTCGGCGATCAGGCGCTATGGAGCAGGCGCCGGTGGGACCCGCAACATATCCGGCACGACGCACCTCCATGTCCTGCTTGAGGCGGAACTGGCAGGCCTGCACGACAAGCAGGCATCATTGCTGATGACCTCCGGCTATGTCGCCAATGAGGCATCCATCAGCACGATCGCGCGGCTTCTGCCCGACTGCCTTATTCTGTCCGACCAACTCAATCATGCCTCCATCATTGCCGGGATCAAGGCATCTGGATGCGAGAAGCAGATCTTCCGGCACAATGACCTTGTTCATCTGGAGGCATTGCTGGCGGCTCAGCCACAGAACCGTCCGAAGCTGATCGTGTTTGAAGGCATCTACTCCATGGATGGCGACTTCGGACCGATCGCGGCGGTCTGCGCTCTTGCCAAGCACTATGGCGCTCTTACCTATCTGGATGAGGTCCACGCAGTGGGGATGTACGGCGCGCGCGGTGGCGGCATCGCCGAGCGCGACGGCATGGTCGGCGCGGTCGACGTCATCCAGGGCACGCTTGGCAAGGCCATCGGTTGCATCGGCGGATACATCGCCGGGCCGGCGGCCCTGATCGATGCGGTGCGCAGTCATGCGCCGGGCTTCATCTTCACGACCGCACTTCCACCGGCCATGGTCGGCGGTGCCCTCGCGGCAGTCCGGTTGCTGAAGGGGCCGGAAGGCGTCGCTATCCGCGCCATCCATCAGGAACGGGCAAGCGCCCTCAAGCGGCGTCTGGAGGCGATCGGCATGCCGGTGATGCCGTCCCCTTCCCATATCGTCCCGATCCTCGTCGGCAACGCCACCCGCTGCAAGCTGGCATCCGACCTACTGCTGGAACGACACGGAATCTACGTCCAGCCGATCAACTACCCGACAGTCGCAAAAGGTACGGAGCGCCTGCGCCTGACGCCCAGCCCACTGCACAACGACGTCCTGATGGACCGCCTCGTGCATGCCCTTGAAGATGTTTGGGACCAGTTGGATCTCATGAGGCACCACCGGGGCGGTTTGATCTACTCTGCTCGCCCCGAACGCACTGCAACTCAGGTGGCATGA